The following are encoded in a window of Fretibacter rubidus genomic DNA:
- a CDS encoding glutathione S-transferase family protein — translation MSDRPIRLYGAKISMFTGKVRSYLIKNHIPFEEAAVSDPHFVNHIVPKIGRNIIPVIETADGTIVQDTTDIIDYFEAHVSPRVSAYPDDALTHLLALIFEVFGDLGLTRPAMHYRWSFPDQTNGFITHGFSAGLGPDASEQQRAGVDKAIKKFSGFLPMLGVTAETIPEVERSYLELLSLLDPHFVRHPYFLSPRPTMADYSMMCSLYAHLGRDPVPAGLMKNHAPNMYRWTERMNLPHDDLSDMPYYSPSETRPETLGPILSYIGQYFMPQYQANVEILNALPVPISGTRASLHPKFFVLGMASFNHGDVSITSAVTPMMFYMSQRVSDFYATLSDTEQSKARDYLSPYGLEGLLISTAKYRVTRKDHLEVWE, via the coding sequence GTGAGCGACCGCCCCATCCGCCTTTATGGGGCGAAAATTTCGATGTTCACGGGTAAGGTTAGATCTTATCTGATCAAAAACCACATCCCCTTTGAAGAGGCCGCCGTCTCTGACCCGCATTTCGTAAACCATATTGTGCCCAAAATCGGGCGCAATATTATCCCCGTCATTGAAACGGCAGACGGCACGATTGTCCAAGATACAACCGATATTATTGATTATTTTGAAGCGCATGTGTCGCCGCGCGTCAGCGCCTATCCGGATGACGCCCTCACCCACTTACTTGCGCTTATATTTGAAGTTTTTGGCGATTTGGGTCTCACCCGCCCCGCCATGCATTACCGCTGGAGCTTTCCAGACCAGACCAACGGTTTCATCACTCACGGCTTTAGCGCAGGGCTTGGCCCTGACGCTTCAGAGCAGCAGCGCGCGGGCGTTGATAAGGCTATAAAAAAGTTCTCTGGTTTTCTGCCGATGTTAGGGGTCACCGCGGAAACAATTCCAGAGGTAGAGCGCAGTTATTTAGAGCTGCTTAGCCTCCTTGATCCGCATTTCGTGCGGCATCCCTATTTTTTGAGCCCGCGTCCGACCATGGCGGATTACAGCATGATGTGTTCGCTTTATGCCCATTTAGGGCGCGACCCTGTTCCGGCTGGCTTGATGAAAAATCACGCGCCCAATATGTACCGTTGGACGGAACGGATGAACCTGCCTCATGATGATTTATCCGACATGCCTTATTATTCGCCCAGTGAGACTAGACCAGAAACCTTGGGGCCAATCCTTAGCTATATTGGGCAATATTTCATGCCACAATATCAGGCCAATGTAGAAATTTTAAACGCCTTGCCCGTCCCCATATCTGGCACACGCGCCTCACTCCATCCCAAGTTTTTCGTCCTTGGTATGGCCAGTTTTAATCATGGTGATGTTTCGATAACCTCCGCTGTCACGCCAATGATGTTTTATATGAGCCAACGCGTCAGTGATTTTTACGCCACATTGTCAGACACTGAGCAATCAAAAGCACGCGATTATCTCTCGCCTTACGGCTTAGAAGGCTTGCTAATATCAACGGCCAAATACCGCGTGACCCGCAAAGACCACTTAGAGGTTTGGGAATAA
- the rfbB gene encoding dTDP-glucose 4,6-dehydratase, whose translation MKILITGGAGFIGSAVVRQAVALGHSVVNVDVLTYAANLANVKSVDQSPHYAFAQIDICDLAALRAVFDTHQPDAVMHLAAESHVDRSIDGPGAFIQTNVIGTFNMLQAARAYWDGLTGTKKDSFRFHHVSTDEVYGDLSLDDPAFSETTSYDPSSPYSASKAASDHIVRAWARTYGFPVVITNCSNNYGPYQFPEKLIPVVILKALHRQPIPVYGTGDNIRDWLYVDDHADALLTVLSRGKLGETYNIGGNNERTNLELVHTICALVDDYRDDGFDHKSLIGFVDDRPGHDRRYAINADKIKNELGWTPSVAWNDGFKATLDWYLNNETWWRPLVKAGQFGDRIGLKT comes from the coding sequence ATGAAAATTCTTATCACAGGTGGGGCGGGTTTCATTGGCTCAGCCGTTGTGCGCCAAGCCGTGGCCTTGGGGCATAGCGTCGTGAATGTCGATGTTTTGACCTATGCGGCCAATTTGGCCAATGTGAAATCGGTTGATCAAAGCCCGCATTACGCTTTTGCGCAAATTGATATTTGCGACCTTGCGGCTCTGCGCGCGGTGTTTGATACGCACCAACCGGATGCGGTGATGCACTTGGCCGCCGAAAGCCATGTTGATCGTTCGATTGACGGACCAGGGGCGTTTATTCAAACCAATGTCATTGGCACGTTTAATATGTTGCAAGCGGCGCGCGCCTATTGGGACGGCCTGACGGGGACAAAGAAAGACAGCTTTCGCTTTCACCATGTCAGCACAGACGAAGTTTACGGCGATCTTTCGCTCGACGACCCCGCCTTTAGCGAAACCACCTCCTATGACCCCAGCTCGCCTTATTCCGCATCCAAAGCGGCATCTGATCACATCGTTCGGGCTTGGGCGCGCACTTACGGATTTCCCGTGGTGATAACCAATTGTTCTAACAATTACGGGCCGTATCAATTCCCTGAAAAGCTTATTCCTGTTGTCATTCTAAAGGCGCTACATCGACAGCCTATTCCTGTTTACGGGACAGGCGATAATATTCGCGACTGGCTTTATGTGGATGATCATGCAGACGCGCTTTTAACAGTATTATCGCGCGGAAAATTGGGCGAGACTTATAATATTGGCGGTAATAATGAACGCACGAATCTAGAGCTCGTGCATACGATTTGCGCACTGGTGGATGATTACCGAGATGATGGGTTTGACCATAAATCCCTTATTGGATTTGTCGACGACCGTCCGGGTCATGATCGCCGCTATGCGATTAACGCAGATAAAATTAAAAATGAATTGGGATGGACGCCGTCGGTTGCGTGGAATGACGGATTTAAGGCGACGCTAGATTGGTATTTGAATAATGAGACTTGGTGGCGACCGCTGGTCAAGGCAGGACAATTTGGTGATCGCATTGGGCTAAAAACATAA
- the rfbA gene encoding glucose-1-phosphate thymidylyltransferase RfbA — translation MKRKGIILAGGSGTRLHPSTISVSKQLMPVYDKPMIYYPLCVLMEAGMRDILIITTPHDKPAFENLLQDGTRWGLNIDYAVQPSPDGLAQALIIAEPFLDGAPSALILGDNLFFGAAFNKSIRKASQRDNGASVFGYRVKNPSDYGVVGFDDDMNVVSLVEKPKDPDSQYAVTGLYFYDNKASDYAKRLTPSARGELEITALNQVYLDHGDLRVEILGDGTTWLDTGTHRSLLQAAQFVSVIEERQGQRICCPEVTAFRNDWIDRDQLAALAKPLKKSGYGVYLQKVLDGKA, via the coding sequence ATGAAACGCAAAGGGATCATCCTCGCAGGGGGGAGCGGTACACGCCTTCACCCTAGCACTATTTCTGTCTCTAAACAGTTGATGCCTGTCTATGACAAGCCGATGATTTACTACCCGCTTTGCGTCCTGATGGAAGCAGGGATGCGCGACATTCTGATTATCACCACGCCCCATGACAAGCCTGCCTTTGAAAACCTGCTCCAAGACGGTACGCGCTGGGGGCTGAATATTGACTATGCTGTGCAGCCAAGCCCCGATGGTTTGGCCCAGGCGCTAATCATTGCAGAACCCTTTTTGGATGGTGCGCCCAGCGCGCTTATTCTAGGGGATAATTTATTTTTTGGCGCGGCTTTTAACAAATCTATTCGCAAAGCCAGTCAGCGCGATAATGGCGCGAGTGTCTTTGGCTACCGCGTGAAAAACCCGTCTGATTACGGGGTCGTCGGGTTTGATGACGATATGAATGTAGTCTCTCTGGTCGAAAAGCCCAAAGACCCTGATAGCCAATATGCCGTCACGGGGCTTTATTTTTACGATAACAAGGCCTCTGACTATGCTAAGCGCCTAACGCCGTCCGCGCGGGGGGAGCTTGAGATCACAGCGCTCAACCAAGTCTATCTGGATCACGGTGATTTGCGCGTCGAGATTTTAGGCGACGGAACAACATGGCTCGATACGGGCACGCACAGATCTTTGCTGCAAGCCGCGCAATTTGTCTCTGTGATTGAAGAACGCCAAGGCCAACGGATTTGTTGCCCAGAGGTCACCGCCTTTCGCAATGATTGGATTGATCGTGACCAATTAGCGGCGCTGGCTAAACCGCTCAAGAAAAGCGGTTACGGCGTTTATTTGCAAAAGGTTCTGGACGGCAAAGCCTAG
- a CDS encoding DUF2855 family protein — MSLETQTLETQTLETQTLLVNRKDFAEVALVDSDLGALEPDHIRLKIGPWALTANNVTYMVTGDQIGYWHYFDPAHYDLMIEESDDVRWGRMPIWGYGTVTESRVDNITVGTQIYGFFPVAGAMDLKPVKLSPRGFQDGADHRTQLHSVYNSYSFTKADPSFGAHQDLQPILRPLFTTSFLIDDFLARENFFGAQQVLLLSASSKTALGTAFCLKQRSNINVAGLTGAGNKDFVAGTGFYDDVIAYDDIASLDPSVKTAVVDMAGNGEVMASVYAHFGENIVYNCMVGKSHWQGVKPPKVTKGAPAVMFFAPDQAKQRFADWGADGFAQKLGERWMPFCDSASDWLSVEHGKGIEAVLSTYKDLLNGVVDPSKSTLFSL; from the coding sequence ATGAGCCTCGAGACACAAACCTTGGAGACACAAACCTTGGAAACACAAACCCTGCTGGTGAACCGCAAAGATTTTGCTGAAGTCGCCCTGGTCGATAGCGATCTTGGCGCGCTTGAGCCTGATCATATTCGGCTTAAAATTGGCCCTTGGGCGCTGACCGCCAATAATGTGACCTATATGGTAACGGGCGATCAAATCGGATATTGGCATTATTTTGACCCCGCCCATTACGACCTGATGATCGAAGAAAGTGATGACGTGCGCTGGGGCCGTATGCCGATTTGGGGCTACGGCACAGTCACCGAAAGCCGTGTTGATAACATCACAGTAGGCACGCAGATTTACGGATTTTTCCCTGTTGCGGGGGCGATGGATTTGAAGCCCGTCAAACTATCCCCACGCGGATTTCAAGACGGCGCGGATCACCGCACGCAACTCCATAGTGTTTATAATAGCTATAGCTTCACCAAAGCGGACCCCAGCTTTGGCGCGCATCAGGATTTGCAGCCCATCTTGCGGCCCTTATTTACAACCAGCTTTCTCATCGATGATTTTCTTGCACGAGAGAATTTCTTTGGCGCGCAGCAAGTCTTGCTTCTATCCGCGAGCTCCAAGACCGCGCTCGGCACGGCCTTTTGTTTAAAACAACGCAGCAATATTAATGTCGCGGGATTGACCGGTGCGGGGAATAAAGATTTTGTCGCGGGTACAGGGTTTTATGATGATGTCATCGCTTATGACGATATCGCCTCGCTTGACCCGTCTGTGAAAACGGCTGTGGTTGATATGGCGGGGAACGGCGAAGTTATGGCCAGCGTCTACGCCCATTTCGGCGAGAATATCGTCTATAATTGCATGGTCGGAAAATCCCATTGGCAGGGTGTAAAACCGCCCAAAGTCACAAAAGGCGCACCAGCCGTCATGTTTTTTGCCCCCGACCAAGCCAAGCAACGCTTTGCCGATTGGGGCGCAGACGGCTTTGCACAGAAACTTGGTGAACGCTGGATGCCGTTTTGCGATAGCGCGAGTGACTGGCTATCTGTTGAGCATGGCAAGGGCATAGAGGCGGTTTTGTCGACCTATAAAGACCTGCTGAACGGGGTTGTTGACCCGTCCAAATCCACCCTCTTTTCCCTATAG
- a CDS encoding class I SAM-dependent methyltransferase has product MGFYQKHVLPFCLNKACGVKPISKQRQKIVPLASGRVLEIGIGSGLNLPHYNAENVTEIIGVDPDDHIWKRSKTMREACPIPVRRIGLSGEQIPMDDNTVDSVVVTYALCTIPDPVRALREMARILKPGGAIYFSEHGMAPDVSVQKWQGRIDPLWKKLAGGCHSGRDIPDLFQAAGIGFEQLEQMYIPGPKVLSYNYWGIARP; this is encoded by the coding sequence ATGGGATTTTATCAAAAACACGTGCTGCCCTTTTGCCTCAATAAGGCCTGCGGGGTGAAACCGATTTCCAAACAGCGCCAAAAGATTGTCCCACTGGCAAGCGGGCGTGTGCTGGAAATTGGGATTGGGTCTGGATTGAACTTGCCCCATTATAATGCTGAAAATGTGACAGAAATTATCGGCGTTGACCCTGATGACCACATCTGGAAACGGTCTAAAACAATGCGCGAAGCCTGCCCCATTCCCGTGCGGCGCATTGGCCTGTCGGGCGAGCAGATTCCGATGGATGATAATACGGTGGACAGTGTCGTGGTGACCTATGCGCTTTGCACAATCCCCGATCCCGTGCGGGCGTTGCGTGAAATGGCGCGTATCTTAAAGCCGGGTGGGGCGATTTATTTTTCTGAACACGGTATGGCTCCTGATGTTTCTGTTCAAAAATGGCAAGGCCGTATCGATCCGCTGTGGAAAAAGCTGGCGGGCGGCTGCCATAGTGGGCGTGATATTCCCGACTTGTTTCAAGCGGCTGGGATTGGATTTGAGCAATTAGAGCAGATGTATATCCCTGGCCCGAAAGTGCTTTCTTATAATTATTGGGGCATTGCGCGGCCGTAA
- the rfbD gene encoding dTDP-4-dehydrorhamnose reductase, producing MRLAVIGKTGQLAKAMAARAPDAEYYGRDALDLTWNTHAIENFILNLDVDAVIIAAAYTAVDAAETDSDTAFAVNAVAPGIIAKACADKNIALIHISTDYVFNGQGTTPYSVDAPTDPLGVYGASKLQGEQAVTAAYPQAAIVRTSWVYDGTGANFFNTMLRLGGTRDMLSVVHDQIGRPTFSGHLARAVLDMVPAVMRGDVGGVFHVSNTGAPISWADFARAIFDITARHRDHSVTVNNIPSRDYPTPAARPAYSVLETTKFESQFGALPDWQSGLKDAYKEWVTARA from the coding sequence ATGCGTCTCGCGGTTATTGGAAAGACGGGTCAGCTTGCCAAAGCGATGGCCGCCCGCGCGCCAGATGCGGAATATTATGGCCGTGATGCGCTGGATTTGACTTGGAACACTCACGCGATCGAAAATTTTATCCTTAACTTGGATGTTGACGCGGTGATAATCGCAGCGGCCTATACGGCGGTAGATGCGGCGGAGACAGATAGCGATACAGCCTTTGCCGTCAATGCTGTCGCGCCGGGCATTATCGCCAAAGCTTGCGCTGATAAGAACATCGCGCTTATCCATATCTCCACGGATTATGTGTTTAACGGGCAGGGAACAACACCCTATTCCGTTGACGCGCCCACAGATCCACTGGGCGTTTACGGGGCCAGTAAATTACAGGGCGAGCAGGCGGTAACAGCCGCTTATCCCCAAGCTGCCATTGTGCGAACCAGTTGGGTTTATGACGGCACAGGCGCCAATTTTTTTAATACAATGCTGCGACTAGGCGGCACGCGCGACATGCTTTCTGTGGTGCATGACCAAATTGGCAGACCAACGTTTTCCGGCCATCTTGCGCGTGCGGTTCTAGATATGGTGCCAGCCGTGATGCGAGGTGATGTGGGCGGCGTTTTTCATGTGTCAAACACAGGCGCGCCGATCAGCTGGGCCGATTTTGCGCGCGCAATTTTTGACATTACGGCCCGTCACCGCGACCACAGCGTGACGGTGAATAATATCCCAAGCCGCGATTATCCGACCCCTGCGGCCCGTCCTGCCTATTCCGTGCTAGAGACAACCAAATTTGAGTCCCAGTTCGGCGCTTTACCCGATTGGCAGAGCGGGTTAAAAGACGCTTATAAAGAGTGGGTGACAGCACGCGCATAG
- a CDS encoding glycoside hydrolase family 99-like domain-containing protein, giving the protein MSLIKPIAFYLPQFYETPYNNEWWGEGFTEWSNVVPAKPLFDGHYQPHLPAKNNGYLDTYNQTELATLRAQIDLAKRYGVYGFCHYYYWFGGERVLEKPTDLMLANPDLDMPFCLCWANENWSRRWDGQESHVLIAQDYDPDRYDEFARDLTPYLSDPRYITAGGKALFLIYRPDEIPELPKLVQAIKAKAKACGHKDAMVVGAETFIQPGHFNDPRKSGMDGAVEFPPHGVAARMYYLRDAKSEESARAKPPEARKAANDFDGRIFDAFEAYANALERPKPDYPLFRSCFPSWDNTARRGTSATVFAGSSPALFTHWVRALSDWTVQHGDPKAPFIFVNAWNEWAEGAHLEPDHIYGFDYLEALKTGTTLDRPIAHPFNWTDQSVKGLWQYRETARQDLGAQAGLNDVSARMAAADIKPKSEPPFWLDIIDLSYLALPEHAPREQILPDIGKTKEVVDDMRRAGSWHGAKTAIWRRFNHAHPKTPWQKFTTWVFRVVLRKG; this is encoded by the coding sequence ATGTCACTGATTAAGCCCATCGCGTTTTACTTGCCGCAATTTTACGAAACGCCGTATAATAATGAATGGTGGGGCGAAGGCTTTACCGAATGGAGCAATGTCGTCCCGGCCAAGCCCCTGTTTGACGGGCATTATCAACCCCATTTACCCGCCAAAAATAACGGTTATTTGGACACATATAATCAAACAGAGCTAGCGACATTACGCGCACAAATCGATCTAGCCAAGCGCTACGGCGTTTACGGCTTTTGTCATTATTATTACTGGTTTGGCGGCGAGCGTGTGCTTGAAAAACCCACAGACCTCATGCTCGCCAATCCTGATTTGGATATGCCCTTTTGCCTGTGTTGGGCGAATGAAAATTGGTCGCGGCGTTGGGACGGGCAAGAAAGCCATGTCTTAATTGCGCAAGATTATGATCCTGACCGGTATGATGAATTTGCCCGTGACCTTACGCCCTATTTATCCGATCCACGTTATATCACGGCGGGCGGTAAGGCGCTGTTTCTGATTTACCGTCCTGACGAAATCCCAGAGCTACCAAAATTGGTGCAGGCCATTAAAGCCAAAGCCAAAGCCTGTGGTCATAAAGACGCGATGGTTGTCGGGGCCGAAACCTTTATCCAGCCTGGACATTTTAATGACCCGCGCAAATCTGGCATGGACGGCGCGGTAGAATTTCCGCCCCACGGCGTGGCAGCGCGTATGTATTATCTGCGCGACGCAAAGTCCGAGGAAAGCGCACGCGCCAAACCGCCAGAGGCCCGCAAAGCGGCAAATGATTTTGATGGCCGTATCTTTGATGCCTTTGAGGCCTATGCCAATGCCTTGGAACGGCCCAAACCAGACTACCCTTTGTTTCGGTCGTGTTTTCCGTCATGGGATAATACCGCGCGGCGCGGCACATCGGCGACCGTTTTTGCTGGCTCAAGCCCCGCATTATTCACCCATTGGGTCAGGGCGCTGTCGGATTGGACCGTACAACATGGTGATCCCAAGGCCCCATTTATATTTGTCAATGCTTGGAATGAATGGGCCGAAGGCGCGCATTTGGAACCCGATCATATTTACGGTTTTGACTATCTTGAGGCCCTTAAGACAGGCACGACTTTGGACAGGCCCATCGCTCATCCATTTAATTGGACGGATCAAAGCGTTAAAGGTCTATGGCAGTACCGCGAAACCGCTCGGCAAGATTTGGGCGCGCAAGCGGGTCTTAATGACGTGAGCGCGCGGATGGCGGCGGCTGACATAAAGCCAAAGTCAGAGCCGCCTTTTTGGCTGGATATTATTGATCTGTCTTATCTCGCCCTGCCCGAACATGCCCCGCGCGAACAAATCTTGCCCGATATCGGCAAGACCAAAGAGGTGGTGGACGATATGCGGCGTGCGGGCAGTTGGCACGGCGCGAAGACGGCCATTTGGCGGCGTTTTAATCACGCCCATCCTAAAACGCCGTGGCAGAAATTCACAACTTGGGTTTTCCGCGTTGTGCTTCGCAAAGGCTAG
- the rfbC gene encoding dTDP-4-dehydrorhamnose 3,5-epimerase, whose translation MQFKALDIPDVYLITPRQFGDDRGYFMESFRANVFADATGVTTPFVQDNQSYSSQANTVRGLHYQSPPHAQGKLVRCPQGAVMDVAVDIRTGSKTFGQWVGALLTADNCHQLFVPAGFLHGFATLTPETYVHYKCTDYYAAECDGNVAWNDPDLAIDWGRVHGFDASQVVLSTKDARAPLMKDWNNPFT comes from the coding sequence ATGCAATTTAAAGCGCTCGATATCCCCGATGTTTACCTCATCACGCCGCGACAATTCGGCGATGACCGCGGCTATTTTATGGAAAGCTTTCGCGCCAATGTCTTTGCCGATGCCACAGGGGTGACCACGCCTTTTGTGCAAGACAATCAAAGCTATTCTTCGCAAGCCAATACGGTCCGCGGCCTACATTATCAAAGCCCGCCGCATGCCCAAGGCAAGCTCGTGCGCTGTCCTCAAGGGGCCGTGATGGATGTCGCTGTTGATATTCGCACAGGCTCAAAGACATTCGGACAATGGGTAGGGGCGTTATTGACGGCGGATAATTGTCATCAGCTTTTCGTGCCAGCGGGATTTTTGCACGGTTTTGCGACGCTCACGCCAGAGACTTATGTGCATTATAAATGCACGGATTATTACGCGGCAGAGTGTGACGGCAATGTGGCTTGGAACGATCCAGATTTGGCTATTGATTGGGGCAGGGTCCACGGCTTTGACGCATCCCAAGTCGTTTTATCAACCAAAGACGCCCGCGCGCCTTTGATGAAAGACTGGAATAATCCCTTCACATAA
- a CDS encoding crotonase/enoyl-CoA hydratase family protein, with amino-acid sequence MSYQCFTVDIKDNIAHIVMSRPEKRNAMITAFWEELPAIIRDIDENAKARVIVLSADGPVFSAGIDIGMFTDIAGPTDKNHPQYGAGFYSNVKRLQDSFTAIEQCRVPVLAAIQGGCYGGGVDLITACDMRYGTKDSFITIYEIIVGMTADVGTFPRILNHMPEGIVRELAYTGRKMMANECKDRGLFNAVYKDKEAMMTAVMDMARDIAAKPPLAVYGCKRAITYSRDHDTSDALDNIAVWNMSMLIPSEMMEAMQAKAQKRDGKFEDLPPIKSA; translated from the coding sequence ATGAGCTACCAATGTTTCACCGTTGATATTAAAGACAATATCGCCCACATCGTGATGAGCCGCCCTGAAAAGCGCAACGCTATGATTACGGCGTTTTGGGAAGAACTGCCCGCGATTATCCGTGATATTGATGAAAACGCCAAAGCCCGCGTGATTGTCCTATCCGCAGACGGGCCTGTTTTTTCTGCGGGTATTGATATTGGCATGTTCACCGATATTGCGGGCCCAACGGATAAAAACCATCCGCAATACGGCGCTGGGTTTTACTCTAATGTGAAGCGCCTCCAAGACAGTTTCACCGCGATAGAGCAATGCCGCGTCCCCGTGCTAGCCGCTATTCAAGGCGGATGTTACGGCGGCGGTGTTGATCTTATCACGGCGTGCGACATGCGTTACGGCACAAAGGACAGCTTCATCACGATTTACGAGATTATCGTCGGTATGACTGCCGATGTCGGGACGTTCCCGCGTATCTTAAATCATATGCCCGAGGGCATCGTGCGAGAGCTGGCCTATACGGGCCGAAAAATGATGGCGAATGAATGTAAGGACCGCGGACTTTTCAACGCGGTCTATAAAGATAAAGAGGCGATGATGACCGCCGTTATGGATATGGCGCGCGACATCGCCGCAAAGCCACCGCTGGCGGTCTACGGCTGTAAACGCGCCATTACCTATTCGCGTGACCACGACACATCGGACGCGCTGGATAATATTGCCGTGTGGAATATGTCGATGTTAATCCCGTCTGAAATGATGGAAGCCATGCAAGCCAAAGCGCAAAAACGTGACGGGAAGTTTGAAGACCTGCCGCCCATCAAGAGCGCATAG
- a CDS encoding ABC transporter ATP-binding protein → MSFDDTIIKTTGLTKHYLMFKRPEDRLKQMIVPRLKRLVTKTPDNYYRVFEAVRDVNLDIKRGQTVGIIGRNGSGKSTMLQMICGTLQPTSGNLSVGGRIAALLELGAGFDPDFTGRENVYMNGAIIGLSKAEIDARFDTIAAFADIGDFIDQPAKTYSSGMYVRLAFAVAINSDPDILVVDEALSVGDEAFQRKCFARIEEIQAKGATILFVSHSAQSIVKLCDRAVLMDGGEAILQGNPKVVVGQYQRLINLSGEAAVPVRAQIKAMDNDAVTVEIDAVDSHNNDGDTVPDINAATADIMDPSWFDPGLISQSTVSYESKGATISGAEILNAAGQRVNNLAVGRRYALHYDLHFTKSQKNFVVGMMIKTKEGVDLAGSHNRRMKAQKGLTDPRIIASVKAGETIKISFDFRCVFRPGPYFMTSGVMSAGEVDFLHRLVDMLAFRVMDGTDPSDCDAGLIAMDSTLRMSHD, encoded by the coding sequence ATGTCCTTTGATGACACGATTATAAAAACGACGGGCCTGACGAAACATTACCTGATGTTCAAACGGCCCGAAGACCGCTTAAAGCAAATGATTGTGCCGCGCTTAAAACGGCTCGTGACGAAAACGCCTGATAATTATTACCGCGTTTTTGAAGCAGTGCGCGACGTTAATTTGGATATTAAGCGCGGGCAGACTGTGGGCATTATTGGCCGCAACGGCTCTGGTAAATCGACAATGTTGCAAATGATATGCGGCACTTTGCAACCCACATCGGGTAATCTGTCTGTAGGCGGGCGGATTGCGGCATTACTAGAGCTTGGCGCCGGCTTTGATCCTGATTTTACGGGACGGGAAAACGTTTATATGAACGGCGCGATTATTGGCCTGTCTAAGGCCGAGATTGACGCACGCTTTGATACGATTGCTGCCTTTGCCGATATTGGCGATTTCATTGACCAGCCTGCGAAAACATATAGCTCTGGCATGTATGTGCGTCTGGCTTTTGCGGTGGCGATTAATTCTGATCCTGATATTTTGGTTGTCGACGAGGCGCTATCCGTCGGGGATGAAGCGTTTCAACGAAAGTGCTTTGCTCGCATTGAAGAGATACAAGCCAAAGGCGCGACGATTTTATTTGTCTCCCATAGCGCCCAATCCATTGTGAAGCTTTGTGACCGCGCAGTTTTAATGGACGGCGGGGAAGCGATATTACAAGGCAACCCCAAAGTCGTCGTCGGGCAGTATCAACGCTTGATTAATCTGTCAGGCGAAGCCGCCGTGCCCGTGCGCGCGCAGATTAAAGCAATGGATAATGACGCCGTTACAGTGGAAATCGACGCAGTCGATAGCCACAATAATGACGGTGATACCGTACCAGATATCAACGCGGCGACAGCCGATATAATGGACCCGTCATGGTTTGATCCAGGCCTTATCTCTCAATCCACCGTGTCTTATGAGAGTAAAGGCGCGACAATATCAGGGGCCGAGATATTGAACGCGGCGGGGCAGCGCGTGAACAATCTGGCCGTCGGGCGGCGTTACGCGCTGCATTATGATTTACATTTCACAAAGTCACAGAAAAATTTCGTCGTTGGCATGATGATAAAAACCAAAGAAGGCGTAGACCTTGCAGGCAGTCATAACCGCCGCATGAAAGCGCAAAAGGGCCTGACCGATCCGCGCATTATTGCTTCCGTGAAAGCGGGGGAGACCATTAAAATCAGCTTTGATTTTCGGTGCGTCTTTCGCCCTGGTCCCTATTTTATGACTTCTGGCGTGATGAGCGCGGGCGAAGTGGATTTTCTGCATAGGCTTGTAGATATGCTCGCCTTTCGCGTGATGGACGGCACTGACCCGTCTGATTGCGATGCGGGCCTGATTGCTATGGATAGTACGCTGCGCATGAGCCACGACTGA
- a CDS encoding DUF1330 domain-containing protein: MATLNELDPTPEQIKAFLGHAKAGQPVFMLNLLKFKDRATYKDGQSNPDNDISGREAYNRYASAFAQMVKDSSIDGGAVFGGAANAMLIGTGDEWDAVAIFEYPDAQTMFDTVSSDAYRKIHKHRRAGLAGQLLISCDNSGVF; encoded by the coding sequence ATGGCAACACTGAACGAGCTCGATCCAACGCCTGAGCAGATCAAGGCCTTTCTGGGTCACGCCAAAGCGGGGCAACCAGTGTTTATGCTGAACCTTTTAAAGTTCAAAGACCGCGCGACGTATAAAGACGGCCAAAGCAATCCTGACAACGATATATCGGGCCGCGAGGCCTATAACCGCTATGCCAGCGCTTTCGCGCAAATGGTCAAAGACAGCAGCATTGACGGCGGCGCTGTGTTTGGCGGCGCGGCCAATGCGATGTTAATCGGGACGGGGGATGAATGGGACGCGGTGGCCATCTTTGAATATCCCGACGCCCAGACCATGTTTGATACGGTCAGCAGTGACGCCTACCGTAAAATTCATAAACACAGACGCGCAGGCCTTGCGGGGCAACTGTTGATTTCATGTGATAATAGCGGAGTATTTTAA